From a region of the Streptococcus ruminantium genome:
- a CDS encoding ferredoxin, which yields MKIKLIPERCIACGLCQTYSSIFDYDDEGIVVFSDDTNLEKMVEPTPEILAAIKSCPTKAILSD from the coding sequence ATGAAAATAAAACTTATTCCTGAGCGTTGCATTGCCTGCGGGCTTTGCCAAACCTATTCATCTATTTTCGATTACGATGATGAAGGCATTGTTGTCTTTTCAGACGATACAAATCTGGAAAAAATGGTTGAACCGACTCCAGAGATTCTTGCTGCCATCAAATCATGTCCTACAAAAGCCATTTTATCAGATTGA
- a CDS encoding glycosyltransferase family A protein: MTNQIKATVFIPVYNGEHDHLEETLSALYRQVTDFSWDVLITDSGSTDDSVNIINRFAQKHNNLKLLHLKKEEYSHGGTRQMAAELSQGEIMVYLSQDAVPHNEQWLVEMVRPFAIHPDIVAVLGNQKPRHYCFPAMKYDILAVFNEQGVADALTFWQRLDTSQKGQYTKESFYSDVCSAAPRKFLIEKIGYRNVAYSEDYEYGKDILDAGYIKVYNSKAIVEHSNDVRLSEYRHRIFDEAYNVRLNSGITNKVSIFSVVKQVLRSSFEDSMKIISDNDYTWKRKLYWLAINPLFHIEKWRGIRQANLVELNQDISRYSLEKKKGS, from the coding sequence ATGACTAATCAAATAAAAGCTACGGTATTTATTCCCGTTTACAATGGGGAACATGACCACTTAGAAGAAACTTTGTCTGCTTTGTATCGACAAGTAACGGATTTCAGTTGGGATGTATTGATTACGGATTCGGGTTCCACTGATGATTCAGTCAATATTATCAATCGTTTTGCCCAAAAGCACAATAATTTGAAACTCCTCCATCTGAAAAAAGAAGAGTATTCTCATGGTGGAACTCGTCAAATGGCAGCAGAACTAAGTCAAGGCGAGATAATGGTTTACCTTAGTCAGGATGCTGTACCACATAATGAGCAGTGGTTGGTTGAAATGGTTCGGCCGTTTGCTATCCATCCAGATATTGTAGCTGTACTCGGAAATCAAAAGCCGCGTCACTATTGTTTTCCTGCAATGAAATACGATATTTTAGCAGTTTTCAATGAACAAGGAGTTGCGGATGCATTAACTTTCTGGCAGAGATTGGATACCAGTCAGAAGGGGCAATACACTAAAGAGTCTTTTTATAGCGATGTATGTTCTGCCGCCCCTCGTAAATTTCTCATCGAAAAAATAGGTTACCGCAATGTTGCTTACTCAGAGGACTATGAGTATGGTAAGGATATACTGGATGCGGGCTATATCAAGGTTTATAATTCAAAAGCAATTGTTGAACATTCAAATGATGTACGTCTTTCAGAGTACCGGCATCGTATCTTTGATGAGGCTTATAATGTCCGCTTGAATAGTGGTATAACCAATAAGGTATCGATTTTTTCGGTGGTGAAACAAGTACTAAGGTCAAGTTTTGAGGATAGTATGAAAATTATTTCAGATAATGATTATACTTGGAAACGAAAATTGTATTGGCTAGCGATTAACCCTCTTTTTCATATTGAAAAGTGGCGTGGTATCCGTCAGGCTAATCTTGTTGAACTCAATCAAGATATTTCACGCTATTCACTAGAAAAAAAGAAAGGTTCATGA
- a CDS encoding class B sortase gives MKNFRQLLGVALVGGMIFLLSHGVLHLEKTEEIRRQIQQVKQSFHQNSDVYAWIRVDGTKINYPVLQHPTDDRYYLTHDEKGNETNYGAIFTEKVNNRSFDDPATILYGHAMRDDSMFGSLDYFADISVFEEFQTVTIITKDKTYSYKIIAAYSFTDDHLYHTYGLSDSRQVATYVSHLETRSREYGGFYRSVPFDAAEDRLLILSTCDAANDGMRFVVHAIRKGES, from the coding sequence TTGAAGAACTTTAGACAGCTACTGGGTGTAGCCTTAGTTGGTGGTATGATTTTCCTCTTGTCTCACGGAGTGCTACATTTGGAGAAGACAGAAGAGATACGAAGACAGATACAACAGGTGAAACAAAGTTTTCATCAAAACTCGGATGTCTATGCTTGGATTAGAGTGGATGGTACGAAAATCAACTACCCTGTCCTGCAACACCCGACAGATGATCGGTATTATCTGACCCATGATGAAAAGGGCAACGAGACGAATTACGGTGCGATTTTCACTGAGAAGGTCAATAATAGGAGTTTTGATGATCCGGCAACTATTCTATATGGACACGCCATGAGGGATGATTCAATGTTTGGAAGCTTGGATTACTTTGCAGATATTTCTGTATTTGAAGAATTTCAAACAGTGACCATCATAACAAAAGATAAAACCTATTCTTACAAGATTATTGCGGCCTACTCTTTTACAGATGATCATTTATACCATACCTATGGACTGAGTGATTCAAGACAGGTTGCAACCTATGTTTCTCATTTAGAGACAAGATCAAGAGAATATGGTGGTTTTTATCGTTCGGTTCCCTTTGATGCTGCGGAGGATAGGCTATTGATTTTGTCTACTTGTGATGCAGCAAATGACGGTATGCGTTTTGTTGTCCATGCTATCAGAAAAGGAGAGAGTTGA
- a CDS encoding glycosyltransferase family 2 protein: MFKKKSDTLIIIPAYNEEGSIEAVVNNLESNFPEFDYVVINDGSKDRTSEICHGNGFNIIDLPVNLGLTGAVQTGFKYAYKMNYNQAIQFDGDGQHLPEYIGDLVAEIKKGHDCVIGSRFVSAPKNYSLRMLGNSLISWSIRLTTGQKITDPTSGMRMFNKELIRDFALNVNYTPEPDTISFLIRQGYKIREVQVKMLERQTGQSYLTLSRSIKYMVHMFTSILLIQNFRRK, from the coding sequence ATGTTTAAAAAGAAATCAGATACGTTGATTATTATTCCAGCTTATAATGAAGAAGGATCAATTGAGGCTGTTGTAAATAATCTGGAGAGCAATTTTCCTGAATTTGATTATGTAGTTATTAACGATGGTTCAAAAGATCGTACATCAGAAATTTGTCACGGGAATGGCTTCAATATCATTGATCTTCCTGTTAATCTTGGTTTGACAGGAGCTGTTCAGACTGGTTTTAAATACGCATATAAAATGAATTATAATCAGGCGATACAATTTGATGGAGATGGTCAGCATTTACCAGAGTATATTGGTGATTTGGTTGCGGAAATCAAAAAAGGACATGACTGTGTCATCGGCTCACGTTTCGTATCTGCGCCTAAAAATTATTCTTTGAGAATGTTAGGTAATAGCTTAATTAGCTGGTCTATCAGGCTAACTACTGGTCAAAAAATTACGGATCCCACATCTGGTATGAGGATGTTTAACAAGGAACTTATCAGGGATTTTGCATTGAATGTCAATTATACACCCGAACCAGATACTATTTCTTTCTTGATTCGTCAAGGATATAAAATAAGAGAAGTGCAAGTTAAGATGCTGGAGAGACAGACTGGACAATCTTACTTGACGTTATCCCGTTCTATAAAATATATGGTACATATGTTTACATCTATTTTATTGATTCAAAACTTTAGGAGGAAATAA
- the cmk gene encoding (d)CMP kinase, whose protein sequence is MKSIQIAIDGPASSGKSTVAKMIAKDFGYTYLDTGAMYRSATYLALTNGIDVTDQERIVQLLIQYPIRFGRDENGQQLVFVGETDVTFPIRDNQVSNNVSAVAALPLVREELVRLQQKIAEGGGIVMDGRDIGTVVLPQAELKIFLIASVEERARRRFKENMERGIETDLAILKEEIAARDFKDSNRAVSPLKAADDAITFDTTGVSIEEVVQFITEKAKEILDRQSDK, encoded by the coding sequence ATGAAATCAATTCAAATCGCAATTGACGGTCCGGCTTCAAGTGGTAAGTCAACCGTTGCTAAGATGATAGCCAAAGATTTTGGTTATACCTACTTAGATACAGGAGCCATGTATCGTTCGGCTACCTACCTTGCCTTGACAAATGGTATTGATGTCACAGATCAAGAGAGGATTGTTCAGCTACTTATCCAGTACCCCATTCGCTTCGGAAGAGATGAGAATGGTCAACAACTGGTCTTTGTTGGGGAGACGGATGTAACATTTCCTATTCGGGATAATCAGGTGAGCAATAATGTATCAGCAGTAGCAGCTCTACCTCTAGTGAGGGAGGAATTGGTGCGTTTGCAGCAGAAAATTGCTGAGGGTGGCGGTATTGTTATGGACGGTCGCGATATTGGTACTGTAGTATTACCTCAGGCAGAGCTGAAAATCTTTCTCATTGCTTCTGTAGAAGAACGCGCTCGCCGTCGCTTTAAGGAAAATATGGAGCGGGGGATTGAGACTGATTTGGCAATCTTGAAAGAAGAGATTGCTGCTCGTGATTTTAAGGATTCAAATCGAGCAGTTTCCCCCTTAAAAGCAGCAGATGACGCCATTACTTTTGACACCACAGGTGTATCAATTGAGGAAGTTGTTCAATTTATTACAGAAAAAGCGAAAGAAATTCTTGACAGGCAGTCGGATAAGTGA
- a CDS encoding glycosyltransferase family A protein, whose translation MKTNHTFVICAYGDSPYLKECIVSLKNQTVRSEIILYTSTPSKHIEQLCKQYAIPYHTSSGGGIGEDWNYALSFASSRYVTIAHQDDLYKENYAEQVLAEFSRHSNHTIVYSDYAEYRDNQEVPANTNLKIKTLMLQALALFPNWRFWRNRILAFGNAICCPAVTYDMEKLSGFQFETQMRTNLDWYAWYDISTHYKGSFGYISEKLMYHRIHQESETSNTIRDNVRTKEDTEMYRLFWPEFMVRILIHFYEKSQESNG comes from the coding sequence ATGAAAACCAATCACACTTTTGTGATTTGCGCATATGGAGATAGTCCATACCTGAAAGAATGTATTGTTTCCTTGAAAAATCAGACGGTAAGATCAGAAATCATCCTGTATACTTCCACACCAAGTAAACATATTGAGCAACTATGTAAGCAATATGCTATTCCTTACCATACAAGTAGTGGTGGAGGGATTGGAGAAGATTGGAACTATGCATTATCGTTTGCCAGTAGTCGATATGTAACCATTGCACATCAGGATGACCTCTATAAAGAGAATTATGCTGAACAAGTCCTTGCAGAATTTTCTCGTCATTCCAATCATACAATAGTTTACTCAGACTATGCAGAATACCGTGATAATCAGGAAGTTCCAGCTAATACCAATTTGAAGATTAAAACGCTGATGTTGCAAGCACTAGCTCTATTCCCAAATTGGAGATTTTGGCGAAATCGCATATTAGCTTTTGGAAATGCCATCTGTTGTCCTGCTGTAACCTATGATATGGAGAAATTATCTGGTTTTCAATTTGAAACACAGATGAGAACAAACTTAGATTGGTATGCTTGGTATGACATCAGTACGCATTACAAGGGAAGTTTTGGATATATTTCTGAAAAACTGATGTATCACCGTATTCATCAAGAATCAGAAACATCTAATACTATTCGTGATAATGTTCGGACAAAAGAAGATACGGAAATGTATCGTTTGTTTTGGCCAGAATTTATGGTAAGAATTCTTATTCACTTTTATGAAAAAAGTCAAGAATCAAATGGTTAG
- the rpmI gene encoding 50S ribosomal protein L35, protein MPKQKTHRASAKRFKRTGSGGLKRFRAYTSHRFHGKTKKQRRHLRKAGMVHAGDFKRIKSMLTGLR, encoded by the coding sequence ATGCCAAAACAAAAAACTCACCGCGCATCAGCTAAACGTTTCAAACGTACAGGTTCTGGTGGCTTGAAACGCTTCCGCGCTTATACTTCACACCGTTTCCATGGTAAAACTAAGAAACAACGTCGTCACCTTCGTAAAGCAGGTATGGTACATGCAGGTGACTTTAAGCGTATCAAATCAATGCTTACAGGTTTGAGATAA
- a CDS encoding SAG1386/EF1546 family surface-associated protein: MSQEPWNEEVYHTESLSRRERLSKGMASTSVFTTLAIIFFVIVLIIGVTAFYLSVGGSRTDSTKEFYNPSTTAVVSNSSSTIAETTESSSTEASGAETTESSSKVAEAADGSTLTVQPGEGVGQIASRGGISIAELERLNPEKMTTGSWLAHPGDVVRIR, encoded by the coding sequence ATGTCACAAGAGCCATGGAATGAAGAAGTTTATCACACAGAATCTCTTAGTCGTAGAGAACGTTTGAGTAAGGGAATGGCAAGCACAAGTGTCTTTACAACCTTGGCAATCATTTTCTTTGTCATTGTGCTAATTATTGGTGTCACTGCGTTTTATCTATCCGTAGGTGGTAGTAGAACGGATTCTACAAAAGAATTTTATAATCCGAGCACCACTGCGGTCGTTTCAAATAGTTCATCAACTATTGCAGAGACGACAGAGTCTAGCTCTACGGAGGCATCAGGGGCAGAGACGACAGAATCAAGTTCTAAGGTTGCTGAGGCTGCTGATGGGTCTACTCTAACTGTTCAACCAGGAGAAGGGGTTGGGCAGATAGCGAGTCGTGGTGGCATTTCAATCGCCGAATTAGAACGACTAAATCCAGAAAAAATGACAACAGGTTCTTGGCTTGCCCATCCTGGTGATGTAGTTCGTATTAGATAG
- a CDS encoding DUF2304 domain-containing protein, whose protein sequence is MAIQFQFLLIVTAMSTSAFILMNIRKSRIQIEDSIFWFFFSGVLLVFAFLPNAISQLSDWIGIESPANFVFLAIIFLLIVNRICTLNRLNLKLN, encoded by the coding sequence ATGGCTATCCAATTTCAATTTTTACTTATTGTGACAGCTATGTCTACTTCAGCTTTTATTTTAATGAATATTCGCAAGTCAAGGATTCAAATAGAGGACAGTATTTTTTGGTTTTTTTTCTCAGGTGTTTTGCTTGTCTTTGCGTTTTTGCCAAATGCAATTAGTCAATTATCAGATTGGATAGGTATTGAATCTCCTGCAAATTTTGTATTCCTAGCAATTATTTTCTTATTGATTGTCAATCGTATATGTACTTTAAACAGGCTAAACTTGAAATTAAATTGA
- a CDS encoding ISL3 family transposase has translation MEHINNTTLLIGIKDKNIILNKAIQHDTHIEVTATLDYHPPKCKHCKGKQIKYDFQKPSKIPFIEIAGFPSLIRLKKRRFQCKSCRKVTVSETSLVQKNCQISEIVRQKIAHLLLNREALTHIAAKLAISTSTVYRKFKQFHFQEEYTTLPEVLSWDEFSYQKGKLAFIAQDFNTKKIITILDDRRQTTIRNHFFKYSKEARKKVKVVTVDMSGSYIPLIKKLFPNTKIVLDRFHIVQHINRALKQTRIEIMKQFDDKSLEYRALKYYWRLIQKDSRKLSPKAFYSRSFRETLTPRECLNKMFKLVPELKDYYDLYQLLLFHLQEKNTEQFWGLIQDALPHLNRTFKTALSTFIRYKNYITNAIELPYSNAKLEATNKLIKDIKRNAFGYKNFDNFKKRILIALNIKNEKTKFVSSRA, from the coding sequence ATGGAACACATCAATAATACCACATTACTCATCGGAATTAAAGACAAAAATATCATCTTAAATAAAGCCATTCAACACGATACCCATATCGAAGTCACCGCTACACTTGATTATCACCCTCCCAAATGTAAACACTGTAAAGGAAAACAAATCAAATACGACTTCCAGAAACCTTCTAAAATCCCTTTTATTGAGATTGCTGGTTTCCCTAGCCTCATTCGTTTGAAAAAGAGACGATTTCAGTGCAAGTCCTGTCGAAAAGTAACTGTTTCTGAAACATCTCTCGTTCAGAAAAATTGCCAAATTTCTGAAATAGTGAGACAGAAAATCGCTCACCTATTGCTCAACAGAGAGGCTCTTACCCATATCGCTGCTAAGCTCGCTATCTCTACCTCTACTGTCTATCGCAAGTTCAAGCAATTTCATTTCCAAGAGGAGTACACTACTTTGCCAGAAGTGCTTTCCTGGGATGAGTTCTCCTACCAGAAGGGAAAACTGGCCTTCATTGCTCAGGATTTTAACACCAAGAAAATCATTACCATCCTTGATGACAGACGTCAAACAACCATCCGAAATCATTTCTTCAAGTACTCGAAAGAAGCTAGAAAAAAAGTTAAAGTCGTCACTGTCGATATGTCAGGGAGCTATATCCCTCTCATTAAGAAATTATTTCCAAATACCAAAATTGTCCTCGATCGTTTCCACATTGTCCAGCACATCAATAGAGCTCTCAAGCAAACACGTATTGAAATCATGAAGCAATTTGACGATAAATCTCTTGAATACAGAGCTCTTAAGTACTACTGGAGACTTATTCAAAAAGATAGTCGGAAACTATCTCCTAAGGCTTTCTACTCTAGATCTTTTAGAGAGACTCTAACGCCTAGAGAATGTCTCAATAAGATGTTCAAACTGGTCCCTGAGCTTAAAGATTACTATGACCTGTACCAGTTACTCCTTTTCCACCTGCAAGAGAAGAATACTGAGCAGTTTTGGGGCTTAATTCAAGACGCTTTACCTCATCTCAATCGCACCTTTAAAACCGCTTTGAGCACATTTATTCGCTATAAAAACTACATCACTAACGCCATTGAATTGCCTTACTCTAACGCTAAACTTGAGGCCACTAACAAACTCATCAAAGACATCAAGCGCAATGCCTTTGGTTACAAGAACTTTGACAATTTCAAGAAACGTATCTTAATCGCCTTGAACATCAAAAATGAGAAGACGAAGTTCGTCTCCTCTCGCGCTTAG
- the infC gene encoding translation initiation factor IF-3: MFINDEIRVREVRLIGLEGEQLGIKPLNEAQAIADNANVDLVLIQPQAKPPVAKIMDYGKFKFEYQKKQKEQRKKQSVVTVKEVRLSPTIDKGDFDTKLRNARKFLEKGNKVKVSIRFKGRMITHKEVGAKVLAEFAEATQDIAIIEQRAKMDGRQMFMQLAPASDKK, translated from the coding sequence TTGTTCATCAATGATGAAATTCGAGTGCGTGAAGTTCGTCTTATCGGTCTTGAGGGTGAACAGTTGGGAATCAAACCACTCAATGAGGCTCAAGCCATTGCTGATAATGCAAACGTGGATTTAGTATTGATTCAACCACAAGCTAAACCGCCAGTTGCAAAAATTATGGACTACGGTAAGTTCAAGTTTGAATATCAGAAAAAACAGAAAGAACAACGCAAAAAACAAAGTGTTGTCACTGTAAAAGAAGTGCGTCTAAGTCCAACGATTGACAAAGGGGATTTTGATACGAAGCTTCGCAATGCCCGTAAGTTCCTAGAAAAAGGAAATAAAGTCAAGGTTTCGATCCGTTTTAAAGGTCGTATGATTACCCATAAAGAAGTTGGAGCGAAAGTATTAGCTGAGTTCGCCGAAGCAACCCAAGATATTGCTATTATTGAACAACGTGCTAAGATGGACGGACGTCAAATGTTTATGCAGTTGGCCCCAGCTTCAGATAAAAAATAA
- a CDS encoding DUF2142 domain-containing protein has protein sequence MLTNSLWITKLRNILVGIFLILFAQLTLPIFFEWKFNQNFWYIVIAVVFYFVIVDMEEPRKLARNAFFLILSFGTVIALIRPVQYALDEESHLANAIGISDSFLFKYSDEQLKDYDSVFLHDSIRNPQNFKGDDYWYNVEHQKSKIAGTPTSFDNPSFIPGAIGWNIGRLVSNKVYISYYIGRIFHVLAYALLVFLAIRISRVYQNMIYLMGTLPSALYVVSGYHYDYLYYGASLLMIAMLTNVLAEKEKITLKYSCLFQGLAMLLVFSKFPFVLMGSLLAVLPNKYFVSKKVKLFAIFSFIPVLFLGLVYTGILNIFNFSTSVTGKSPGLAYFLLHPLPIIRTMVNAPTAILNNFVSRPLQYVSHEPMFLAVISMLIFICLYIWNSIEFQIRVPKKLRLYLVFLFIGISFLMVYAITGDPRVYKPGDVLVGGIQGRYYYLMVCFLPLLLPVILPKVYQS, from the coding sequence ATGCTGACAAACAGTCTATGGATTACAAAGCTACGCAATATTCTTGTTGGTATTTTTTTGATTTTATTTGCTCAATTGACTCTACCGATTTTTTTTGAGTGGAAGTTCAATCAAAATTTTTGGTACATTGTGATTGCTGTTGTATTTTACTTTGTAATAGTTGATATGGAGGAACCTAGGAAATTAGCTAGGAACGCTTTTTTCCTTATTTTATCATTCGGTACTGTTATTGCTTTGATTAGACCTGTTCAATATGCTTTGGATGAAGAATCACACTTAGCAAATGCTATAGGAATTTCAGATAGTTTTTTATTTAAATACTCTGATGAACAGCTAAAAGATTACGATTCTGTCTTTTTACATGACAGTATTCGGAATCCCCAAAATTTTAAAGGCGATGATTATTGGTATAATGTAGAACATCAGAAAAGTAAAATTGCAGGGACACCAACATCTTTTGATAACCCCTCCTTTATACCAGGAGCAATAGGATGGAATATTGGTCGCTTAGTTTCGAATAAAGTCTATATTTCGTATTATATTGGTCGAATTTTTCATGTGCTAGCTTATGCTTTACTGGTGTTTTTGGCCATTAGAATAAGTCGAGTTTATCAAAATATGATTTATTTGATGGGGACCTTACCTTCTGCTTTATATGTTGTTTCAGGTTATCATTATGATTATTTATATTACGGTGCTAGTCTTCTTATGATTGCTATGCTGACGAATGTTTTGGCTGAAAAAGAAAAAATTACGCTAAAATATTCTTGTCTATTTCAAGGTCTGGCAATGTTGCTTGTATTTTCTAAGTTTCCATTTGTATTGATGGGAAGTTTGCTTGCAGTGTTACCTAATAAGTACTTTGTATCAAAGAAAGTAAAGCTATTTGCAATTTTTTCTTTTATACCAGTCCTATTTTTAGGGTTAGTTTATACTGGAATTTTAAATATTTTTAATTTCTCCACTTCAGTAACTGGTAAAAGTCCGGGCTTGGCCTATTTCCTTCTACATCCGTTACCAATTATTCGGACGATGGTAAATGCACCGACTGCTATTTTGAATAATTTTGTCTCGCGTCCCCTACAATATGTTAGTCACGAACCAATGTTTCTGGCTGTGATTTCTATGCTTATTTTTATCTGTTTATATATATGGAATTCCATTGAGTTTCAGATACGGGTGCCTAAAAAACTCCGATTGTATTTAGTATTTCTTTTCATAGGTATATCATTTTTAATGGTTTATGCTATAACTGGAGATCCACGTGTTTACAAACCCGGTGATGTTTTAGTTGGCGGTATTCAAGGTCGATATTATTATCTGATGGTTTGTTTTTTACCTTTACTTTTACCTGTGATTTTGCCAAAGGTGTATCAATCGTGA
- a CDS encoding glycosyltransferase, with protein sequence MSILNNWAKKYSNIRVVDQENCGVAKTRNLGITLAESEYVMFVDNDDYFREDYIEIFFEEITRNNLDIVIGGYQRVNSSGKILHTEVLSNTEWSKYIIVAPWARIYRKSFLLSNAITFFNYGLGEDVVFSIVAYSKTNKIKVIPYVGYFWYYNEASVSNTHQRGLSEDLDLRVVMREIKSKSGDFDKGRIEYYLYRYLVWYMLFSGSKAKPEEFMRQFKNGKNYLDSEMAYKSMFFSKVIQGESFKNRFIVSLFYLLDKIKLLPIFSKLYCKGE encoded by the coding sequence TTGTCTATATTGAATAATTGGGCTAAAAAGTATTCAAATATACGGGTAGTTGATCAAGAAAATTGTGGCGTTGCTAAAACACGAAATTTAGGAATAACCCTTGCTGAGTCCGAATATGTCATGTTTGTAGATAATGATGATTACTTTAGAGAAGATTATATAGAAATTTTTTTTGAAGAGATAACAAGAAATAATCTGGACATTGTTATAGGAGGCTATCAAAGAGTCAATTCGAGTGGAAAAATTTTGCATACAGAAGTATTGAGCAATACGGAGTGGTCAAAATATATTATTGTAGCTCCATGGGCAAGAATCTACAGGAAAAGTTTTTTGTTAAGCAATGCCATTACATTTTTCAATTATGGTCTTGGAGAAGATGTTGTTTTTAGTATTGTGGCATACTCAAAAACAAATAAGATAAAGGTAATCCCATATGTTGGCTACTTCTGGTATTATAATGAGGCTAGTGTCTCTAATACTCATCAACGCGGGTTGTCTGAGGATTTGGATTTGAGAGTTGTCATGAGGGAAATTAAATCTAAAAGCGGAGACTTTGATAAGGGACGGATAGAGTACTATCTTTATAGATACTTGGTATGGTACATGCTGTTTTCTGGAAGTAAGGCAAAACCTGAGGAATTTATGCGTCAGTTTAAAAATGGTAAGAACTATTTGGATAGTGAGATGGCGTATAAAAGCATGTTCTTTTCTAAAGTTATCCAAGGTGAGAGTTTTAAAAATAGATTTATTGTCTCTCTGTTTTATTTACTAGACAAAATTAAACTTCTTCCTATCTTTTCAAAATTGTATTGTAAAGGTGAATAA
- a CDS encoding polysaccharide biosynthesis protein, with amino-acid sequence MGLPVLSIVFGVELGQYKLPFMILLIGGGLNVYSVLVDNLLTIHRKQSYLLVVTILTFIISKVITTPFIEHYSILGASISFALAMLVYFLLSIGIYVFIKKSLKNEL; translated from the coding sequence TTGGGTCTTCCTGTGTTAAGCATTGTATTTGGTGTTGAACTAGGACAGTATAAGTTGCCATTTATGATCTTGCTCATTGGAGGTGGCTTGAATGTATACTCAGTATTGGTAGATAATTTGCTGACGATTCATAGAAAACAGTCCTATTTACTAGTAGTGACAATTTTAACTTTTATTATTTCAAAAGTAATTACTACTCCCTTTATTGAGCATTACTCTATTCTAGGAGCTTCAATTAGTTTTGCTCTAGCTATGCTGGTATATTTTTTACTAAGTATCGGCATTTATGTATTTATTAAGAAATCGCTAAAAAATGAATTGTAA
- a CDS encoding EbsA family protein, protein MIKIFGKIRYHWQPELSWAIIYWSLAFTPLFVGMILLLERLRISRLFIFLVALSLILIILGLHRYFELREEHLRIVSANPFSVQEIEIASITRVEVTYLAIRIFSKEIPNGQVYYMRKWPKKYFVNHLVVHSHFKGEIELVDHLIKLDYFEEYYTKKAKSI, encoded by the coding sequence ATGATTAAAATTTTCGGTAAAATCCGTTACCATTGGCAGCCGGAGTTATCTTGGGCTATTATTTACTGGTCACTCGCCTTCACCCCTCTTTTTGTTGGTATGATATTGTTACTGGAGCGATTAAGAATATCAAGACTATTTATTTTTTTGGTTGCCCTTTCCCTTATTTTGATCATACTGGGCTTACATCGTTACTTTGAGTTAAGAGAAGAGCATTTACGAATTGTTTCGGCTAATCCATTTTCTGTCCAGGAGATTGAAATTGCCAGCATAACTCGAGTAGAGGTCACTTATTTGGCGATTCGCATATTCTCTAAAGAAATACCAAACGGTCAGGTGTACTATATGCGCAAGTGGCCGAAAAAGTATTTTGTGAACCATTTGGTTGTTCATAGTCACTTCAAAGGTGAAATTGAATTGGTCGATCACCTGATAAAACTGGATTATTTTGAAGAATATTATACAAAAAAAGCCAAATCAATCTGA
- the rplT gene encoding 50S ribosomal protein L20 has product MARVKGGVVSRKRRKRILKLAKGYYGAKHLLFRTAKEQVMNSYYYAYRDRRQKKRDFRKLWITRINAAARMNGLSYSQLMHGLKLAEIEVNRKMLADLAVNDAAAFTALADAAKAKLGK; this is encoded by the coding sequence ATGGCACGTGTTAAAGGTGGCGTTGTTTCTCGTAAACGCCGTAAACGTATTTTAAAATTAGCTAAAGGTTACTATGGAGCTAAACATCTCTTGTTCCGTACTGCGAAAGAACAAGTAATGAACTCTTATTACTATGCATACCGTGACCGTCGTCAGAAGAAACGTGATTTCCGTAAATTGTGGATTACTCGTATCAATGCGGCTGCTCGTATGAATGGCTTGTCATACTCACAATTGATGCACGGTTTGAAGTTGGCAGAAATTGAAGTAAACCGTAAAATGCTTGCTGACTTAGCAGTAAATGACGCAGCAGCGTTTACAGCTCTTGCTGATGCAGCAAAAGCAAAATTAGGTAAGTAA